The sequence TGCCTACTTTTAAAATTGGGAACCTTTTCTTAAGGACACCAATGGCCCTCTCTATATGGTTGCGGAGAATTGCATGGCGATGATTGAATAACTCTTTGTAGTTTGCATAACCACTTTGTGATGAACGACTCCTCCTAAATTGACTGAGATGGTATCGAACACCTCTGTATGGTGCAATGTATGATGGTGTATTTGCATACCCACCATCTACAAGATAAAACTTTCCTTCTGGCACACTAAATCCTTTGCTAATAGCAGATCGAAGCACTCCTGCGTCTGATGCCGACCCTTCCCATCCACATGAGACAAATGTAAAATTGAGATCAAAGTCGCAGACTACCATAACATTGTGTGAAAgagttccttttctatttctataTGGAGGGGCCCTGTCTTCTGCGATAGTGATGGGTACATGTGTGCCGTCAATGGCACCAAGGCAATTCTGCATTAAAGGAACAAATATGAAAATATGTTGAGGACATGTGGCAATTAGCATAGGATAATTGTGTGTTTGCAGTTGTAGCTCACCTGAAAAAAGGGCATGAACCTAGAATCTGTTGCAATCCTAGCATGAGTTTGAACTGAGCTAGGAAGCTTCACAAATCGTTGAGTTAGTATGGGAACTATCTCAAAAACTTCAGATATTTTTCGATGGATAGTCTCTCCACTGTGTTGAAAAGCCTTTTGTAGCATTTGGTTACTGGCGTTGTGGGAGATCATATACATGAACATCCCAAGTTGCTCCTCAACACTAACTCCTCGTGTGTCACGTAGTAAATTCTCCCTTCTAAGAAAATTTGACGTGGCTTTGAATATTTCCTTTTCCATTCTAAACTCAGATTTGCACCAGCTCTCATGCCCTTCAAGAATTTCTTTAACCTTTTTAGCACCGGTGAGGGAGGATGTGTGGATGGGTCTTTTCTCTTCCGAGAGGTATGGGATTATAGCAGGGAGAATAACAAAGAAtagttcatcatcatcttcctcttCCTCCAACAAAAATTGCCTAACATTCTCCTCCCAAGAACCCATTATCTAGAAACATAAATTTTAATCATGCACTTATATAGTTGTGCTACCTCTCATATAATATAGCAACGTTGAAGAATATAGTAGGGTCAATACAGTGAGAAATATTCAAATAATTTACAAGTTCAGATTAATAAGAAATTGTAGACTGAGATTCAATATATTTAGACAAACATATCATGTGCTATTACGCTCTATATAAAAACCCAGCTACAACAGGTAGCAACTAAGAGCTAACCAACGGAGCAAAAAGCAAGTAGCACAAGATGAATAAGCTTCAGACCAAACAGCAAGTAGCCAGACCAACAGAGTAAAAAGCAAGTAGCCAGCCATGGCAGTTGCTTCCCTCCTGGTGCCCAGAATCTCTCTTCAACAAAATATAAATCTTGGAGTAAGTAATGGCAAGCATGTGCTTGCAGTATGTGCCTGGCAGTTGCCTTGGCCGACAGCACACGCGTGCTGGCACTATGTGCCAGGCAATGGCAAGCAGTACACGCGCTGGAGTACCAGCAGCTGGTCAAGTGGATCATGCTCATACCGCGTGGTGGCCGTCTCCGGAGCAGCCCGCGGAGGGGATCTCGGCCGGCCAAGACTGGGTACAGCAGCGGCAGGCCTATGAAACCGCCGCCTCCTGCAGATACTAGACTAGGAGGCTGCTGGGCGTCGACGAAGGTGAAGTCGTCCACTGTTTCAGATTCGGATTCGGAGTAGAGGACGACCAGTGTTTCCTTACCTTCGAAGTGGAGCGAAGGGCGGCAGAACGGATGGTGGCGGCGCAGACCGTGGAGGCCGCCTCGGATCCGCTCGTGTCCCTCCCCCTCGATGCTGGCGGCTCAGACCGTGGAGACCATGGAGGCAGAGCGAATGGTGGCGGCGCAGACCGTGGAGGTCACCTTGGACCGTAGAGACCGCGACGGGGAAACGTGTCCGGCCTTAGGCATCCAGGAATATTTCCCCGTGTGGATGGGCCGGGTGGGGGAGCGTTGGCCCGGTGAGTTGTCTTCCAAACGAGACGAGAAATTTCCCCGGAGCCCAATCTCCACGTGGGCTGTATCCACGGGAAAAGGACGAATTCCCCTCGGGAAATAGGCTTCCAAACTGGCCCTAACTCTTATAAAAGATTCTTATATTTGTTTGTAATTAACTCGTGGTAGTTCTGACATTACACATTTCGCTTAGACCTTGTTCGTTTACGCCGGATTACACCCGGAATCGTTctggctaatcaaagtttatataaattagagaagcaatccgactAGGAAtcattccgacccaccaatccgacacaaacgaacaaggtctTATGATAGTTCCAACCCACTCGTATCCTTCCTCCTCGTCTCCTCGCCTCCCACCTCGGCTGGGTGATTGTTGGCGTCGCCGATACCACCCTAAGTTAGGTGCCCCAGGCATCCATCTTTGGTCCTTTCTCCAGTTTTTTTTCAAAAGTGATAACGGTGAAAACCACAAAAACAGTAGAAACTGGTGCTTTATGTGAGTAGAGAAGGCTAGAGCAATATGGTTACAAGTGTCAAGTGGTGGTCTAATTAACTTAAGCACTTCTCAAAAGCACGTATACTAACCACAAGTGATGTTTTGAACATTTTGGTGTCTAGAAATAATATAGAAGAGCCTCACCTCCTTTGATATCTTCCTCGGCTCCCACGCCTCTCAAATAGGAGGCTAAGGGGTCTATATATGGCCATCAAACCAAATATAGTTGTTGGAGGTTGTA is a genomic window of Zea mays cultivar B73 chromosome 5, Zm-B73-REFERENCE-NAM-5.0, whole genome shotgun sequence containing:
- the LOC109939816 gene encoding putative nuclease HARBI1 yields the protein MGSWEENVRQFLLEEEEDDDELFFVILPAIIPYLSEEKRPIHTSSLTGAKKVKEILEGHESWCKSEFRMEKEIFKATSNFLRRENLLRDTRGVSVEEQLGMFMYMISHNASNQMLQKAFQHSGETIHRKISEVFEIVPILTQRFVKLPSSVQTHARIATDSRFMPFFQNCLGAIDGTHVPITIAEDRAPPYRNRKGTLSHNVMVVCDFDLNFTFVSCGWEGSASDAGVLRSAISKGFSVPEGKFYLVDGGYANTPSYIAPYRGVRYHLSQFRRSRSSQSGYANYKELFNHRHAILRNHIERAIGVLKKRFPILKVGTFHPIENQIKIAAAAIAFHNIIRGQNGDEGWLDNQLDYISPSQYVDVPGGDNNYPNDTESSDGSTLRDQIALQMWAAYNS
- the LOC100277745 gene encoding uncharacterized protein LOC100277745, yielding MSMIHLTSCWYSSACTACHCLAHSASTRVLSAKATARHILQAHACHYLLQDLYFVEERFWAPGGKQLPWLATCFLLCWSGYLLFGLKLIHLVLLAFCSVG